From the Streptomyces sp. Sge12 genome, the window GATCGAGAACGGCAAGCGGGTCCCGACACGGGACTTCTCGGAACGGGTGGATGCCGCGCTCGGCACGGGCGGTGTGTTCTCCCGCCTGGTGGGGCTGGTCCTACGGAGCGTCCTGCCGACGTGGTTCCAGCCGTACGCCGAGATGGAGGCCCGGGCGACCTTCATCTCCACGTACCAGTGCCAGCTGGTCTACGGGCTCCTCCAGACGACGGACTATGCGCGAGCAGTGCTCGGCGTCGACAACCCCGGAACGCTCGACACTGCTGTGGCGGCTCGCATGGATCGGCAGCGGATCCTCGGTCGTGCGAATCCGCCAGTGCTGTGGGTGGTGCTGGATGAGGCCGCCCTGTACCGGGAGATCGGCGGGCCTGAAGTCATGCGCGCCCAGCTCGCCCACCTGTTGAGCCTTCAGAGCCAGCAGTGGCTCGAGATCCAGGTGCTGCCCTTCGCAGTGGGCCAGCATGCGGGAATGATGGGCTCGTTCAACCTGCTGCGGTTCGACGACGATCCGGACATCCACTACAGCGAGAGCTATGACTCCGGCCATATGACGGCCAACGCGCAAGTGATCAAGGAGCGTTCGGTCGGCTACGCTCGCCTGCAAGCCGAGGCCCTTTCTCCCCGGGCGTCGGCAGAGCTGATCGCTCGCGTAATGGAGGAACGCTATGGGAAGCATCCAGAACCTGACGGGCGCGCGGTGGCGTAAGTCGTCCTACAGCGGCTCCAGCGGCGGCGACTGCGTGGAGTGCACCCCCCTCGGCGGAGCCGCGTGGCGCGAGGCCGCGTACAGCGGAACCACCGGAGGAGACGGCCGGGTCGCGGTCCGGGACTCCAAGAACCCCGGCGGGCCGGTCTTCACGGTCACGGCAGACGCGTTCGGCGCCTTCGTGCGGAGTCTCTGACCTCAGAGCCAGCCCTGCTGGGCGGCCTTGAGGCCGGCCTCGAAGCGGCTCGTCGCGTGGAGGCGTTCCATGAGGGCGGCCATCTGGCGCCTGACGGTACGCAGCGACACCCCGAGGCGTTTGCCGGCGGCCTCGTCCGTCATGCCCGAGGCGAGGAGCTTCAGCAGTTCGAGCTCGGTCGCGGTGGGGCGGGTGTCGGTCGGGCGGGGCCGGTCCGCTCCCAGTGGTACGGCGGAGTTCCACGTCTGCTCGAACAGGGTGGCCAGGGA encodes:
- a CDS encoding helix-turn-helix domain-containing protein produces the protein MAVVRDIDPSASPLDYYSYELRRLREEAGLKQAQLGAIIFCTGSLIGMIENGKRVPTRDFSERVDAALGTGGVFSRLVGLVLRSVLPTWFQPYAEMEARATFISTYQCQLVYGLLQTTDYARAVLGVDNPGTLDTAVAARMDRQRILGRANPPVLWVVLDEAALYREIGGPEVMRAQLAHLLSLQSQQWLEIQVLPFAVGQHAGMMGSFNLLRFDDDPDIHYSESYDSGHMTANAQVIKERSVGYARLQAEALSPRASAELIARVMEERYGKHPEPDGRAVA
- a CDS encoding DUF397 domain-containing protein, giving the protein MGSIQNLTGARWRKSSYSGSSGGDCVECTPLGGAAWREAAYSGTTGGDGRVAVRDSKNPGGPVFTVTADAFGAFVRSL